A stretch of the Mycobacteroides immunogenum genome encodes the following:
- a CDS encoding CPBP family intramembrane glutamic endopeptidase → MSAVAESDMSARTIRIEIGIVLAISFGMSALSAILQFTSAVLTGLANQTVALNPRRAELGLIDLGLNLVSITRLVAWGALAVYLLWRSGYSPSSIGLGRWRWRTDGLGALGLAALVGLPGLALYVGARWMGMSVQVIPASLDDTWWRVPVLVLSAFANGWAEEVVVVAYLQTRLRQLGYGATAAIASSALLRGCYHLYQGVSAGVGNLVMGLLFGYVWHRTGRLWPLVVAHGVIDTVAFVGFALLRDHLGWLH, encoded by the coding sequence ATGAGCGCCGTGGCGGAATCCGACATGTCAGCGCGCACAATCCGCATCGAGATCGGGATCGTGCTCGCCATCAGCTTCGGGATGAGTGCTCTCAGCGCCATCCTGCAGTTCACTTCGGCCGTCCTGACCGGACTGGCGAACCAGACCGTCGCCCTCAATCCGCGCCGCGCCGAGCTCGGTCTGATTGACCTGGGGCTGAACCTGGTGTCCATCACCCGACTGGTGGCGTGGGGTGCGCTTGCGGTGTATCTGCTGTGGCGCAGCGGATACAGCCCGTCCTCGATCGGACTCGGCCGCTGGCGCTGGCGGACCGACGGCCTGGGCGCGCTGGGCCTGGCAGCACTCGTCGGACTGCCGGGTCTGGCCTTGTACGTCGGTGCGCGCTGGATGGGCATGAGCGTCCAGGTCATTCCCGCCTCGCTCGATGACACCTGGTGGCGGGTGCCCGTATTGGTGCTGTCCGCATTCGCAAACGGATGGGCCGAGGAGGTGGTGGTCGTCGCGTATCTGCAGACGCGTCTGCGCCAACTCGGTTACGGCGCGACGGCCGCCATCGCGTCCTCGGCACTGCTACGTGGTTGCTATCACCTGTATCAAGGTGTCTCGGCGGGTGTCGGGAACCTCGTGATGGGCCTGCTCTTCGGATACGTATGGCACCGCACCGGACGGCTATGGCCCCTGGTCGTCGCCCATGGCGTGATAGATACGGTGGCATTCGTCGGGTTCGCGTTGCTCCGGGATCACCTGGGCTGGCTCCATTAG